Part of the candidate division WOR-3 bacterium genome, GCAGTGGTCAAACCCCTTGATTCACAGACTTTTCTATCTATGTTCTCTCAACTCGACGTCTGGAACGGACTTATGGGGCAAAAAGACATAATCACTGATTTTGAAATTTTGACCGCGCAGTTGATGAGGCTGGGTAACAAAAATGACTCATAAATTACTATCTCTAAAGCTTTACATATCGCTCGTACTTGCATTTTCCCTGTCCTCGCCGATTTTAGGACAATACTTCGGGCAAAACAAACTTCAGTACAGAAGCTTTGAATGGAAAATCACAGAAACCGATCATTTCAGAATATACTACTATCAGGGAATGGACGAAATCACAAATTTCGCGTGCCAGGTCGCCGAGGACGCCTACGCCACTCTTGCAGTCAACTTCAACCATGAATTCAAAGATAAAATACCCGTCCTCGTCTATCGAAGCCCCAACGATTTCGCCCAGACAAATGTGATTCTCGAGTTGATTTCCGAATCGGTGGGCGGTTTTACGGAATTTTTAAAAAACCGTGTTGTTGTACCCTTTGACGGCTCTTACTCAAATTTCAGGCACGTCATCACACATGAAATAACCCATGCTTTTCAAAACGACGTGCTCTACGGAAATTCAAATATTTTCACCAAAATATATTCAATGGATATACCCCTCTGGTGGTTCGAGGGTTCAGCTGAGTTTGAATCCATGGGTTGGGATTCAGAGTCATACATGTACGTCAGGGATCTCGTCTTTTCAAACAAATTGGTGAGCCTTCCCGAGCTCGACTATTACGGCGGATACATTATCTACAAAGAAGGCCAGTCCGTTATGTATTTCATTTCCCAAAAATACGGAAGGCAGAAAATAGCAGAAATATTCCACAACATAAAAGTCACCGGTTCTCTGAGAAGAGCCATTGAGAGAACCTTGAACGTCGATTATGAGACATTCAGCGAAGAATGGTCGAAATTTCTGTATTCTCTTTACTGGCCTCAATACAATTTTTACGAAGAAATTGACGACTATTCCGTTAAACTGACTGATACGGAAAAACAGTTCAACTACATAAACCTCTCCCCCGTCATATCTCCCGACGGACTCGAGGTCGTGTACATCAGCGACGCGGGTATCTATATTGACGTTTTGAAAATGTCTGCACTAACAGGTAAAATCAAAAAAAAACTCGTCGGTGGTCAGAGAACTCCTCAGTTTGAAGGCCTTCATATACTTACAAGCCATGCTTCATGGTCGCCCGACGGGGATAAAATAGTGCTGTCTTCGTTGAGCGAGGGCAGAGATCTTTTTTGGATAATCGACGCCGAAACCGGCAGAAAACTCGACAATCTCGACTTCGACCTCGACATCGCCAGATCTCCTTTTTGGTCAAATCAAAATTTGATATACTTCGTCGGCACGGTTGACGGCAAAACCGACATATACGTTACTGACCCACAGGGTATGTCCCTGAGAAGGATTACCGACGATTTTTTTGACGACACAGACCCCTATGTTTCCTCGGACGGAAAATTCCTCTACTGGTGCAGCGACAGAAACCAATCCCAGAACTGGGCATACGGAGATTACGCTGTGTTCGAGATGGACCTTGAAAATGGCACGACAAGAGAACTCACCCCGAGAAACCCTTCCGTCTCAAATCCTTTCCTTTCAAACCAGCCAAACGATTCCTCGCCCAAACTGGTTTTTTTAGCCACCTACAGTCCTGGAAGCAATTTGTATTCCTGCGACCTTGTCACCGGCGAAATCTGTCAGTTGACCAACTTACCCGGAGAGATTCAGAGTTTTTCCATGGATTCATCCTCAAACAGAATGGTCCTCAGCGTCTACACATCGGGGAAATGGGAAATTTTCACAATCGAAAATCCTCTGAATACCCTCGACACTGTCCAATTCGCCTTTGATACGACTTCTTATGTTGACGTATATTCCGAAGTTTTTCAAGCAGAGGATACTCTCTCATGGGAAAAACCAGGGCTTGACATAACCGCCGACTGGGGACAGGCGTCTATGGCTTATTCAAGTCTTTACGGCTTCGCCGGTCTTTTGACGATTTATCTCAGCGATTTCATGGGCGACCACAGGTTCCTGATACAGACAGATCTAGCTCAGGACATCTTAAAATCGAATTTCAACCTTATTTACTACTACCTGCCGAAAAGGTGGGATCTGGGTTTCGGTATATACCAGCAAAGTTTCGCATACTGGTCCGCGGAAGACACCATTTACGTTGACAAATATTTCGGCGGTGAAATGCTTTTTATGTATCCTTTCAATAGATTTCAGAGGTTCGACCTTATGCTCGACGCTTATCAGGTGGAGAGAAAACACTACTTCTACGACTCTTTTCAGGATGAAGTTTCCTTCACCGGCGACACATCAGAGTTTTTTATTGCCCCGTCTCTTTACTACGTGATGGACAATACAATCTGGGGATACACTTCTCCCTTCATCGGTTCGAGAATTCGCTTCGGAGGAGGCGTCGCTCAAAGAATATCGGCGAATTCGAGATACTACTGGGGCAGTTTCGATTTCAGAAAATACTGGCGCTTGACCCCGAGAAGCAATTTGGCCTTCAGACTCTATCTATCAGGTATAAGAGGAACGGATCCCCCGAACCTCTACCTTGGTGGATACAACAACCTCAGAGGATACGGAATAAATGAACTCACGGGTTTCAACACCGGATTTTTATCCCTCGAAGCCCGTTTCCCTTTTATCGACTATCTTGACGTCATGTTTCCCCTGCCTATCCTTCTTGGAGACATCAGGGGATGCCTTTTTGTTGACGCGGGAGGAGTTGTAGACGATATAGAAAGTTTCAGGGTCTTTTCAGACGATCCGGAAAAAGGGTTCGGCCTTGAAGATCTGAAACTCGACGTGGGTTGGGGTATTAGAATGTTTTTCATGTCAGCGGTTCTAAAACTCGACTTCGCCGTGCCGACAGACTTAAGAAATTTAAACAACAGAACAAGAATTCATTTTTCCATAGGGGAAGATTTCTGAGGGTTTTAAAAAAGCATTCTCACTGGCTTTACCTTGTTCCGGCTCTTTCGGTGCTGATTATATTCAAGATTTTTCCAATAGTATTGTCCTTCGGCGTCAGTTTTTTCAAATGGAACATGGCTGGTCCTAGCGATTTTATTGCTTTCGGCAATTATTTTTCTGTTTTTTCGGATTCTCTTTTTTGGCGTTCTTTTCTCAACACTTTTTATTACACCCTTTTCAGCCTTCCCTTTTCCATTGGATTATCTATGTTTTTCGCAATCCTGTTGAATTCCGTTACAAGAGGAAAGACGCTTTTCCGCGTGATCTACTATCTTCCCGTCGTCACTTCCATAGTGGCGGTATCGGTTGTCTGGAAATGGGTCTATCATCCTAAAGTCGGCCTTCTGAATTCTTTTCTTTCCCTGTTCAACGTAAAAGGTCCTGAGTGGCTCGATGAATACAGGGGAATATTTGAACTGATCATGAAAATAGATCTTCCGCGCGGTCTGGAAGGCCCTTCTCTGGCACTGTTGAGTCTTGCCGCCATGTCTGTCTGGAAAAGTCTCGGATACGATATCCTGATTTTTCTCGCCGGTCTCCAAAATATTCCGCAGACTTATTACGAAGCCGCTAAACTTGACGGAGCTGGGGTTTGGAACACTTTTAGGCACATAACTTTTCCTTTGCTCTCTCCGACGACTTTTTACGTTTTCATAATGTCGACAATTGGTTCCTTTCAAGTCTTCGCTCCTGTTTGGCTCATGACAGGACCCCCCGCGGGAGGTCCTGTCGACAGCACGAATGTTATTGTTTTTTATCTTTACGAGAAAGCCTTCCAGTTTTTCAAATT contains:
- a CDS encoding BamA/TamA family outer membrane protein yields the protein MTHKLLSLKLYISLVLAFSLSSPILGQYFGQNKLQYRSFEWKITETDHFRIYYYQGMDEITNFACQVAEDAYATLAVNFNHEFKDKIPVLVYRSPNDFAQTNVILELISESVGGFTEFLKNRVVVPFDGSYSNFRHVITHEITHAFQNDVLYGNSNIFTKIYSMDIPLWWFEGSAEFESMGWDSESYMYVRDLVFSNKLVSLPELDYYGGYIIYKEGQSVMYFISQKYGRQKIAEIFHNIKVTGSLRRAIERTLNVDYETFSEEWSKFLYSLYWPQYNFYEEIDDYSVKLTDTEKQFNYINLSPVISPDGLEVVYISDAGIYIDVLKMSALTGKIKKKLVGGQRTPQFEGLHILTSHASWSPDGDKIVLSSLSEGRDLFWIIDAETGRKLDNLDFDLDIARSPFWSNQNLIYFVGTVDGKTDIYVTDPQGMSLRRITDDFFDDTDPYVSSDGKFLYWCSDRNQSQNWAYGDYAVFEMDLENGTTRELTPRNPSVSNPFLSNQPNDSSPKLVFLATYSPGSNLYSCDLVTGEICQLTNLPGEIQSFSMDSSSNRMVLSVYTSGKWEIFTIENPLNTLDTVQFAFDTTSYVDVYSEVFQAEDTLSWEKPGLDITADWGQASMAYSSLYGFAGLLTIYLSDFMGDHRFLIQTDLAQDILKSNFNLIYYYLPKRWDLGFGIYQQSFAYWSAEDTIYVDKYFGGEMLFMYPFNRFQRFDLMLDAYQVERKHYFYDSFQDEVSFTGDTSEFFIAPSLYYVMDNTIWGYTSPFIGSRIRFGGGVAQRISANSRYYWGSFDFRKYWRLTPRSNLAFRLYLSGIRGTDPPNLYLGGYNNLRGYGINELTGFNTGFLSLEARFPFIDYLDVMFPLPILLGDIRGCLFVDAGGVVDDIESFRVFSDDPEKGFGLEDLKLDVGWGIRMFFMSAVLKLDFAVPTDLRNLNNRTRIHFSIGEDF
- a CDS encoding sugar ABC transporter permease, whose translation is MLIIFKIFPIVLSFGVSFFKWNMAGPSDFIAFGNYFSVFSDSLFWRSFLNTFYYTLFSLPFSIGLSMFFAILLNSVTRGKTLFRVIYYLPVVTSIVAVSVVWKWVYHPKVGLLNSFLSLFNVKGPEWLDEYRGIFELIMKIDLPRGLEGPSLALLSLAAMSVWKSLGYDILIFLAGLQNIPQTYYEAAKLDGAGVWNTFRHITFPLLSPTTFYVFIMSTIGSFQVFAPVWLMTGPPAGGPVDSTNVIVFYLYEKAFQFFKFGAASATAFILFSLLLTLTAIQRKYSERKVFYG